The following nucleotide sequence is from Peribacillus sp. ACCC06369.
CTCCTTGTTCCACCAAGCTTTTGCTTTCTACCGGGCTAAAAGAGGGCGAAAACCTTAATACGGTCAAGGAAAATGATTTGTCCAATGAAGTTCATAGGTATGACCGGATTAAGTACAAATGGGATGGTAGAGGTTATTTCGATGAATTATATCAGCAGCTCGTAATAGTGAATGTTTTTAATGACGAATTTATATTGCTAACGGAAAACAATATCGATCACCACCCGAACGCATGGTCCCCTGACGGTCAGCATATTGCATTCATAAGCGGGGATGCAGAAAAAAGTGATGTTGAACTATTTTCTGATATATTCATCATGGCCCTTGAAACGAACTCTCTTCAGAAGATAACGGATAGTACAGGTTTCTTTAGAGATCCGAAGTGGTCTCCAAATGGCGAATACCTTTCCTTCATTGGCCATAATAAAGATTTTGCCGGTGCCACCTTTTCAAATATTTGGTTGTACTCCATATTGGATCAATCGATTCAGTGTTTAACCGATGGTTGGGATGTTCAAATTGGAGATTCAGCTATTGGGGATTTCCAAATCGGAGCAGTCGACCCAGGCATTTTATGGACAAACGATAGCCAAGGCTTTTACTTTTTAATAAGCGATTACGGAAATACTGGAGTATATTATGGTTCCATTGAAGGAGCTATGTATCCATCCATACTTGATCCGCAGCATATATACGGACTGACTATAGATCCCGAAAGCCATCGTGCCGTCGTGGCGATTAGTACACCTGTTCATCCAGGTGACCTCTTTGCCTATAACCTTACTAATGGGGAAAAAGAACAAATCAGTTTTGTTAATGAAGATTTTTTAAAGGAAAAACATTTGTCCATGGCTGAACCCATTACTTTTCCATCTGTTGATGGACTTACCATCCATGGCTGGATCATGAGACCGACCGATTTTAATGAAAATCAAAAATATCCACTCATTTTAGAAATCCACGGCGGTCCGCATGCGATGTATGCCAATACCTATGTTCACGAATTCCAGACCTTGGCTAATGAAGGGTACACTGTGTTGTTCACTAATCCGCGTGGGAGTGTGGGATATGGTCAAGATTTCGTAAATGCATGCCGAGGCGATTATGGAGGCATGGACTATAAGGACTTAATGGCTGGAGTTGACCATGTTTTAGCAACGTATGATTTTATTGAGCATGAAGATTTG
It contains:
- a CDS encoding S9 family peptidase, with the translated sequence MNKIGITARDLFHLKSVTDPKLSPDGSMAVFVQTRIDEKTEKYISNLFMFSLITNETKQWTFGDNRDTSPAWSPDGKHIAFLSDRSGKKQVHIIGSIGGEARQLTHFVNGVTKPIWSPCSTKLLLSTGLKEGENLNTVKENDLSNEVHRYDRIKYKWDGRGYFDELYQQLVIVNVFNDEFILLTENNIDHHPNAWSPDGQHIAFISGDAEKSDVELFSDIFIMALETNSLQKITDSTGFFRDPKWSPNGEYLSFIGHNKDFAGATFSNIWLYSILDQSIQCLTDGWDVQIGDSAIGDFQIGAVDPGILWTNDSQGFYFLISDYGNTGVYYGSIEGAMYPSILDPQHIYGLTIDPESHRAVVAISTPVHPGDLFAYNLTNGEKEQISFVNEDFLKEKHLSMAEPITFPSVDGLTIHGWIMRPTDFNENQKYPLILEIHGGPHAMYANTYVHEFQTLANEGYTVLFTNPRGSVGYGQDFVNACRGDYGGMDYKDLMAGVDHVLATYDFIEHEDLGVCGGSYGGFMTNWIIGHTNRFKAAVTQRCISNWLSFYGVSDIGYYFTEWEIGGDIVNSAEKLWQHSPLKYVANVNTPLLLLHGEKDFRCPIEQSEQFFVALKRQNKEAVLVSFPDETHEVSRSGSPKMRLQHVEEIKGWFNKYF